A genomic region of Nostoc sp. UHCC 0702 contains the following coding sequences:
- a CDS encoding fasciclin domain-containing protein, which translates to MHSQKSRRFLSKTVMIAIAAATVLASVPILAKSSPVSSSKPAASIAQATTTGTIVDIASADKSLSTLVTAVKAAGLVETLSGQGPFTVFAPTNDAFAALPKGTLETLLKPENKDELQDILTYHVVPGAIDSKSLKSGPLKTVEGEELNVQVENGQVTINGAKVTTADIKASNGVIHVIDRVLLPRDMQP; encoded by the coding sequence ATGCATAGCCAAAAATCCCGACGCTTCTTGAGTAAAACAGTTATGATTGCGATCGCTGCGGCTACTGTTCTAGCCAGCGTTCCAATTTTGGCGAAATCTAGCCCTGTTTCATCATCCAAGCCTGCTGCATCAATTGCTCAAGCAACTACTACAGGTACAATTGTCGATATTGCCAGCGCCGACAAATCTTTAAGTACCCTAGTCACAGCTGTCAAAGCAGCGGGTCTTGTGGAAACGCTTTCTGGACAAGGCCCTTTTACAGTGTTTGCACCCACAAATGATGCATTTGCTGCTTTACCAAAAGGCACTTTAGAAACACTACTGAAGCCAGAAAACAAGGATGAATTGCAAGATATTCTAACTTACCATGTCGTTCCTGGGGCAATTGATTCTAAAAGTCTCAAGTCTGGCCCGCTTAAGACAGTTGAAGGCGAGGAACTTAACGTTCAGGTTGAAAATGGTCAAGTAACGATAAATGGAGCAAAAGTAACCACAGCAGATATCAAAGCCAGTAATGGAGTGATTCATGTGATTGATCGTGTGCTGCTTCCACGAGATATGCAACCTTAG
- a CDS encoding FAD-dependent monooxygenase produces the protein MSKLIEAQQKTSNGSHAIVIGGSMAGLLSARILAEHFEHVTVVERDQLPQQPEPRHGVPQGHHVHVMLTGGYRILEQLFPGMEAELTTAGAPSVNWTADSSFFHARGWAYRGSSDLVTRTCSRPFLEWVVRRRLSSYRNIEFLSATQVKGLVTNKDNSRVTGVKLCSLDDSQEQELTSDFVVDASGRNSQLPKWLEKMGYQSPNETMINSFLGYSTCWYEQPENFQADWKVLYVISQPPHDKRGGALYPIEGNRWGVILIGISRDYPPTDEAGFIEFARSLRTPEIYQFVKNAKPITPIHGYRRTENCWHHYEKLSRMPDGLVAIGDAVCAFNPIYGQGMTTAALGALTLDDCLQKQQHNFKGLTKQFQKQLAKVLETPWLMATSEDFRWDTTEGGQPDKMTQFMHRYMDEVLELSVRDPDIYRRFIEVSHMVKQPNSLFAPSVMIRVLGQVVNSISSNYTFPKTKVLKPES, from the coding sequence ATGTCTAAGCTGATTGAGGCACAACAAAAAACTAGCAATGGAAGTCATGCTATTGTGATTGGGGGTAGCATGGCTGGACTCTTAAGTGCGAGAATTTTAGCAGAACACTTCGAGCATGTCACGGTGGTAGAACGCGACCAGTTACCACAACAGCCAGAACCACGTCACGGAGTTCCCCAAGGACATCACGTCCATGTAATGCTGACTGGAGGTTATCGCATTCTAGAACAGTTGTTCCCTGGTATGGAAGCAGAATTAACTACAGCAGGTGCGCCTAGTGTAAACTGGACAGCAGACTCATCTTTTTTTCATGCGCGGGGTTGGGCATACCGTGGTTCTTCAGACTTAGTTACCCGTACTTGCAGTCGTCCTTTTCTGGAGTGGGTAGTTCGTCGTCGTTTGAGTAGTTACCGTAATATAGAATTTTTATCGGCAACTCAAGTCAAGGGGTTAGTAACTAATAAAGACAATTCCAGAGTCACAGGAGTAAAACTGTGTTCTTTGGATGATTCGCAAGAACAAGAATTAACATCAGATTTCGTGGTTGATGCTAGCGGACGCAACTCTCAGTTGCCTAAGTGGTTAGAGAAAATGGGCTACCAATCTCCCAATGAAACCATGATTAACTCATTTTTAGGTTACAGTACTTGTTGGTATGAACAACCAGAGAATTTCCAAGCAGATTGGAAAGTACTGTATGTGATTTCTCAACCACCCCATGACAAACGTGGTGGTGCCTTATATCCAATAGAAGGCAACCGCTGGGGTGTGATCTTGATTGGTATTAGTCGAGACTATCCACCAACTGATGAAGCCGGCTTTATCGAATTTGCACGCAGTTTGCGTACTCCTGAGATTTACCAATTCGTCAAAAACGCCAAACCCATTACTCCCATACATGGCTATCGGCGTACAGAAAATTGCTGGCATCATTACGAAAAGCTGTCTCGGATGCCAGATGGCTTGGTTGCAATTGGGGATGCTGTCTGTGCTTTTAATCCTATCTACGGGCAAGGAATGACCACTGCTGCTTTAGGTGCGTTAACTCTAGATGATTGTTTACAGAAGCAACAGCACAATTTCAAAGGTTTAACAAAACAATTTCAAAAGCAACTGGCTAAAGTTTTAGAAACTCCTTGGTTGATGGCAACAAGTGAAGATTTTCGCTGGGATACCACTGAAGGTGGACAACCAGATAAAATGACTCAATTCATGCATCGATATATGGATGAAGTCTTAGAGCTTTCTGTCAGAGATCCTGATATTTATCGGAGATTTATTGAAGTGTCACATATGGTTAAACAGCCAAATTCGCTGTTTGCACCCAGTGTGATGATCCGAGTTTTAGGACAAGTAGTTAACTCCATTTCATCCAACTATACCTTCCCTAAAACAAAAGTTTTGAAGCCGGAAAGTTGA
- a CDS encoding sulfate/molybdate ABC transporter ATP-binding protein, which produces MGIVVDNVSKQFGSFKAVDQVSLEIKSGSLVALLGPSGSGKSTLLRLIAGLEMPDSGKILLTGKDATYQSVQERNIGFVFQHYALFKHLTVRQNIAFGLEIRNSPAKKIKGRVEQLLELVQLTGLGDRYPSQLSGGQRQRVALARALAVEPEVLLLDEPFGALDAKVRKDLRAWLRRLHDEVHVTTVFVTHDQEEAMEVSDEVVVMNKGRIEQVGTPAGIYDNPATAFVMSFIGPVNVLPSSANIFQSSGFETSHPQVFLRPQDVIIEKSPNGSTTPARVSRLIHLGWEIQLELTLDDGQVLTANLTRDRFNELQLQPQQRVFVKPKDAKSFPLYYS; this is translated from the coding sequence GTGGGTATTGTAGTTGATAATGTATCCAAGCAGTTCGGGAGTTTTAAAGCAGTTGATCAGGTGAGTCTGGAAATCAAGAGTGGCTCGCTGGTTGCCTTGCTTGGGCCATCAGGATCTGGTAAATCCACCCTACTGCGCTTAATTGCGGGTTTGGAGATGCCAGATAGCGGTAAAATACTGCTCACAGGTAAGGATGCCACATATCAAAGTGTACAAGAACGGAATATTGGGTTTGTGTTTCAGCACTATGCCCTATTCAAGCATCTGACTGTACGGCAAAATATCGCCTTTGGTTTAGAAATTCGCAATTCCCCAGCCAAGAAGATTAAAGGGCGGGTAGAACAGTTGTTGGAATTGGTGCAATTGACTGGACTGGGCGATCGCTATCCTTCACAACTTTCTGGTGGTCAAAGACAACGGGTAGCTTTAGCCAGGGCATTAGCTGTAGAACCAGAAGTATTGTTACTTGATGAACCCTTTGGGGCGCTTGATGCGAAAGTCCGCAAAGACTTACGGGCATGGTTACGCCGCCTCCATGATGAAGTACATGTTACCACAGTTTTCGTCACCCACGACCAAGAAGAAGCAATGGAAGTTTCCGATGAAGTCGTAGTGATGAATAAAGGGCGGATAGAACAGGTGGGGACACCAGCAGGAATTTACGACAATCCGGCGACGGCATTTGTCATGAGCTTTATTGGCCCAGTGAACGTTTTGCCCAGCAGCGCGAATATTTTCCAGAGCAGTGGTTTTGAAACATCACATCCGCAAGTGTTTTTACGCCCGCAAGATGTGATTATAGAAAAGTCTCCCAATGGCTCTACCACACCAGCCAGAGTGAGTCGGCTGATACATTTAGGTTGGGAAATTCAGCTAGAATTAACTTTAGATGATGGGCAAGTACTGACTGCGAATTTAACACGCGATCGCTTTAACGAGTTACAGTTACAACCACAACAACGCGTGTTTGTCAAACCAAAAGATGCGAAGTCTTTCCCGCTGTATTATTCGTGA
- a CDS encoding KTSC domain-containing protein yields MKLSKVDLSSLLAIAHSDGYLQLLLDRGDELEFLEIPAPIQAYEGLQELNEIIAETPALPFEEEPIAMLPVNSSMAAAVGYDSDECILQVEFQNGAVYQYSGVDSQTWEDLHSADSIGTFFNEEIKGRYASERLDTDDYCY; encoded by the coding sequence ATGAAGCTATCTAAGGTAGACTTGAGCAGTTTATTAGCGATCGCTCACTCTGACGGATATTTGCAGTTATTGCTTGACCGAGGTGATGAACTGGAGTTTTTGGAAATTCCTGCACCAATACAAGCTTACGAAGGACTGCAAGAACTGAACGAAATTATTGCTGAAACTCCTGCACTGCCTTTTGAAGAAGAACCAATTGCCATGCTACCAGTTAACTCATCAATGGCGGCGGCTGTGGGCTACGATAGCGACGAATGCATTTTGCAAGTTGAATTCCAAAATGGAGCAGTTTATCAATATTCGGGTGTAGACTCCCAAACTTGGGAAGATTTACATTCAGCAGACTCAATTGGTACGTTTTTCAACGAAGAAATTAAAGGTAGATATGCATCTGAGCGTCTAGATACTGATGACTATTGTTATTAG
- a CDS encoding glutathione S-transferase family protein, whose translation MLKFYYHPTSVNARRVWVALLEKQIPFEPILINLDGDQFSEDFTAINPLQRIPVIVDNKLRVVESLAILDYLEAKYPTPSLMPSSADDIAIVRMVEMIAVNELQVSMTPLTRLLIGIELDPNKAEIARQRVIAVMQFYESLLDGNSYFVKDSLTLADIVAGTLVSALPQFGFSLSAYPSLNAWLEGLEERETWQQTTLSPEIIEAALPSIRKILERRS comes from the coding sequence ATGTTGAAGTTCTACTATCATCCGACCTCTGTTAATGCTCGTCGAGTCTGGGTGGCATTACTAGAGAAACAGATTCCCTTTGAGCCAATTTTAATCAATTTAGATGGAGATCAGTTTAGTGAGGATTTCACTGCAATTAACCCGCTTCAGCGAATTCCTGTAATTGTAGACAACAAATTGCGGGTAGTCGAGTCGTTAGCAATTCTAGATTATCTAGAGGCAAAATATCCGACTCCATCATTAATGCCTAGTTCAGCTGACGATATTGCCATTGTTCGGATGGTTGAAATGATTGCAGTCAATGAACTTCAGGTATCTATGACCCCTTTAACTCGACTGTTGATAGGAATCGAACTTGATCCTAATAAAGCTGAAATTGCTCGGCAACGAGTTATTGCTGTGATGCAGTTTTATGAAAGCCTTTTGGATGGGAATTCTTACTTTGTGAAAGACTCACTGACGCTAGCAGATATTGTTGCTGGAACATTAGTGTCGGCATTACCTCAGTTTGGTTTCTCTTTGTCAGCTTACCCATCTCTAAATGCCTGGTTAGAAGGACTTGAAGAGAGGGAAACTTGGCAACAAACAACTCTGTCGCCTGAAATAATTGAAGCTGCTCTTCCTAGTATCCGAAAAATTCTGGAGCGTAGATCCTAG